ATTAGTAATACTTCTATGAAAAGATTCGTTTTTCTGTCTCTATTATTTCTCACATTACTGCTTAACGGTTGCAAAAGTAAGAAGTATATCAATGAAATACCGTACAAATTTAAGTTTAATAAAGATAAGATAGAAAATTACCTTTCTATTAATCAGCAAACTAATGCTGATTCTTCTTTGTATGAATACCAAGAAGAACTAACAGATAGGGAGGTTTACTTGAAGGAAAAATATTCTATATTACTTCATGTAAAGCCTAATGAGATTCTAAATTATCCTTTTTATGACTTTATTGATCAAAAAATAGGCTATCCTTATGTATCAGGAACTGATAAAGACGGTATAACTATGGCCTCTTTTGTTCAAGATTTATTTATATACACTTATGATATTGAATTACCTAATCAATCATTGGATATATTCAATTCTGATAAAATTAAATTGTTCTTAGGAAGAGATTACTTGGAAGAAGGAGACTTAATTTTTTTTAGATATAGTAAAGATAATCCTATATCAGATGTAGCTGTTTATTTGCGTAATGGTAAAATTGTAACAACTACACAAAAAGGAAAATTAGCAGTTTATAATTTTTCAGATGATTATTTTCAAAAAAGATACCTTGTTTCTGGTAGATTAAAAGCAATAACAAATGATTCAAAAAATAGAAAATGATATACAAGATTTGCTAGATATAGTTGATCCATTTCATTTTGATATTAAAGTGGAAGCTCTTGTATCAGCATTACTTTCTGAACATCCACAATTTGCAAATCGTTTTTTAATAAGCAATAAAGGACAATTTGCTAGAACGTACAGAAGAGAAATCCTTAATTATGAAATAATTGATTTTAAATCTGATAACCTTCCTTATTTACGATTTAATGTTGCAAAAGATAGTATTTATGACACTTTACCCGAAGGCATATTTCATTACCCTAAAAGTAATAAGATAGGTAAAGAGGTTATGGAGATGACCAAAGATTATCGCAAACAAAAAAAAGAAGAGGATAATGCACGAAAGTTTTTTATGCCTTTTGAAAATGAGTTTTGGATAAGTGCTATCAATAGAGATGTTGTAGAAAATGATATTTTACACTCTCTTAGTACAGTCAAACCATTTGATTTTTTTTATGAATTTTGGAAATTAGATAAAAATATACCTACTATTTTTGTAGCCAAATTAATCAAATTATTGCCTTATGTGTACCAAATAGTAGGAGACTTAAATCTTACTGCACAATGTTTAAGCTATATTTTGGAAGAAGAGGTAGAATATAGAGAAGTAGGATATAAAGAATTATCAGAATCAGAACAAAACTCATTGTTAGGAGAAACTAATTTAGGTTTAAATATGATTTTGGGTAGTTCTTATATGGATTATTCATTGTATGTAGAGTTTAAAATTGGTGCTATCAAGAATGGTAATTCAAGAGCTTATTTTTACAATGGACAAATCAAAAAGTTTATAGATTTATTTTACGAATATTTTCTTCCATTAGAAGTAGAATCTAAAACTACTATAATTCTTTTGAAAGAAGAAGAAGAATTTTTTATATCTCACCCTAATATGATGTTAGGAATAACCACTAGAATTTAAAGTATGATTCGCAAACCCAGTTTTCATTTTAATTCTTTAATAGATACAACTTTAATCTTTTTTATCTCCATACTGCTTATAGTTGTGGTTATCTTAACCATGCTTTTTGCAGATAAAGTCAAGAATTTTAAAAAAGAATATCGTTTCAAGTTTTTTGTATATATTTTTTCAATGGTATTTGTGACTGCTCTCATTTGTTTTATGGGAACGACCAGAACCATTAATGACTTGCTAAATGAATTTGTCTTTTATCAATCACTAATATTTGTATTAGGTATAATACACGCATTACTCTACCGAACCTATTTTGAAAAGTTTGATAGTAAGAATATGTGGATGGAAATATGGTTCTTATTCATTGTACTACTCTATTTAGTAATACCGTTTTTGGTTGTATATACTATCTTTCATGGCAATACATTTTCATTTAATATGGTTTTTTCATTACTACCATTTTTGATTCCTACTTTGTTGTATGCCACTTTTATTAAAGCTGTTGCTATTCCTGCCAAAATTTATCATACTTGGGCTGTTGATTTAATAGATGGAGAATATCCTGAAATTAGTGATGAAGAATACAAAGAGTTAATTGTAATTACTCTAATATTCCAAAAAGACAATGGTTCATTGAACAGAACTGAATTTAGAGCGAGGGCTCCAATCCGTATCGATTTCGGACGTATGTTTTACTTCTTTGTAAATGATTACAATCTTAGAAACATAGATAGTCCAATTAATATGCTTGATGAGAGTGGAACACCTCAAAACTGGGTATTCTATTTAAAACCTGAGTGGTATGGAACTTCTAAATATGTAGATCCTGCTTTACCTCTTTATATGAATGGAGTAGAAGAAAATAGCGTTATCGTTTGTGAACGTGTAGATGCTTCTATTGGTAAAAAGGAAGAAGCAGATAAAGAAGGATGGGAAAATGAACAAGATAAGGACGAATAAATTAACTAAAATTACGCCACACTAATCTATTCAGGTATGCAAGGAACATTTTATAAAACGCCTCTTGATTTTAGTAAGATTTTTCAAAAACAAGAGCTACCAAAAAGTAGCATAGAAGATTCTATTGCTCAATATATAAATATTGTTGCTACTTCTTCTTTTGGTGAGTGTAAATTTGATGAGTCATTTGGATCTAAATTTTGGGAAACCGATTTCGATTTGTTAGTTGATTATTCTATACTTAAAAATAGAATAGCTCAAGATTTGACTGATAGTATCAGCAAACACGAAACAAGATTGAAACTCACAGAAGTAATTGTTCAAATTAGGGAAGGTAGTATTGACTCACCTTCAGCCTCAATGCGAATGAAAAAGAAAGTACTTATTCAAATAAAGGGGTTTATTATCAAAACAGATAGACCATTTCAATTTCAAGGATTTTTCTTCTTAGGTCCTTTGTCGTATTTATAAACTATTTAGCATTTAATGGAATCTAAGCAAAAAATAAAAGATCGTATATTACGTCGTGCTGCTAACTTATGGGGCTATGCAGATAGTGAAATAGAAACTAATTTTGACCCAATTGTTGCTATGTTATTAGAGGCATGTGGAGCAGAATTGGAGAAATTATCTATAGAAATAGATAGTTCTAGAAGCAGAGTTGTCGAAAGATTAATAGATATAATGTCTCCAGAATCGTATACTGGAAATTCTCCTTCGCACTCTATTGTCTATGGTTTGCCTGTTGAAAACAATACACTTATTTCTCAAATAAATCAGTTTTTGGTCAAAAAAAGTATTGCAAATATATATGACCCTACTCAACCTATTAGTAAGGATGTATATTTTGGTGCTACAGCTGATTTTGAACTAACAAATGCAAGAATAAATTATCTTGCTTTTTCGAATACTATATATGAAGTCAAAGATGCCCTTTATAGAGAATTACTAAAAAAATCTCCAGCTAGTTTGCCTTCTTCTGAGCTTTGGTTAGGAATTAGAGTAAAAGAGGATACAGAGGTTTTAAAAAAGTTATTATTTTATACTGATACACGCAACAACTATCATAGAGATTTTTATCTGCACAATATTCGACAAGCCAAAATTTATATAGGAGAAAAAAGAATACGTTTTAAAGAAGGTTTCAACAACTCACAAGACAGCTTAGATGTAGAGGAAATACTTACCAGTAATTATAATAAAATTACAAATATCAGTAAAGAGGTAAATGATTTTTATTCAGAAAAATTCTTTCATTTAGAGGAAAATATCATTCTGAATCAAGAGAATAAAGGCATTCCAGAAGAAATTGAAAAATTATTCGGCAAAGAAATTATAGAAGAAAAAGAAAATGTAGTGTGGTTAAAAATAGAGTTTCCACAAGTTATGTTTAGTGAAGTGTTGGAAGAAGTTCAAATTTCTCTGAATTGTTTTCCTGTAATAAATAAACAGCTTTTAAAGATTTCTCAAAATATCAATTCATTTGTCAATTATATTCCATTAGAAACAGATGATTTTTTCTTAGATATAGAAACAATATCAGATTCCCAAGGCAATTTATATCACCTCAACGCTTATAATCAACAAAATTTAGAGGGTGGAGAAGCCATTGTTAGACAAGGAGGAGTTGCCCGATTTGGACAAAGAAGTGCCTCTGAGCATATTCAATATTTGTTAGATTTATTGAAAGACGAAGCAGCTTCTTTTTCTGTAATAGGAAATGATTTTGTAAATAATCAGCTCAAACAACTTCATCAATTAATTGCAGCTTTAGAACAACAAGCTAATGAAAAGCAATGGACAAAAAGCGATTATCCTTATGTAATGATAAAGCCAAAAATATCAAAAACAGAGTTACATAATGACTTTTTTTCTATTGAATTTTGGGCTACTGTAGGAGAATACGCCAATGATATAAAGTCAGGTACAAAACTGAGTGCCTTACAAAGAAGTGCTTTTGAAGATAGTTCGGTTTCATTTGTATTGCCCACAGTAGGAGGAAAGGCAAAAGTTACCTATCAAGAAAAAATAGCTTCGTATAGAGAGGCTTTACTATCAAAAGGACGTATTGTTACAGCTGCTGACATTAAAGTTTTTGCATATAGTCACTTTCGTCAGAACATAAAATCTATTGAAGTAAAGAAAGGAACAGAAAAGGATAAATCTTTAAAACAAGGTTTTGTACGTACATTGGAAATAATCTTGGAAAGAGATTATGACAGAGAGCCTCAATTAGTAGAAAGTGAATGGAACTACCTGTTAGACAGTTTTTTACACAAACTTAAAAAACGCTCCTCAAATGTTTATCCTT
This window of the Bernardetia sp. MNP-M8 genome carries:
- a CDS encoding TssN family type VI secretion system protein, with amino-acid sequence MIRKPSFHFNSLIDTTLIFFISILLIVVVILTMLFADKVKNFKKEYRFKFFVYIFSMVFVTALICFMGTTRTINDLLNEFVFYQSLIFVLGIIHALLYRTYFEKFDSKNMWMEIWFLFIVLLYLVIPFLVVYTIFHGNTFSFNMVFSLLPFLIPTLLYATFIKAVAIPAKIYHTWAVDLIDGEYPEISDEEYKELIVITLIFQKDNGSLNRTEFRARAPIRIDFGRMFYFFVNDYNLRNIDSPINMLDESGTPQNWVFYLKPEWYGTSKYVDPALPLYMNGVEENSVIVCERVDASIGKKEEADKEGWENEQDKDE
- a CDS encoding NlpC/P60 family protein, whose translation is MKRFVFLSLLFLTLLLNGCKSKKYINEIPYKFKFNKDKIENYLSINQQTNADSSLYEYQEELTDREVYLKEKYSILLHVKPNEILNYPFYDFIDQKIGYPYVSGTDKDGITMASFVQDLFIYTYDIELPNQSLDIFNSDKIKLFLGRDYLEEGDLIFFRYSKDNPISDVAVYLRNGKIVTTTQKGKLAVYNFSDDYFQKRYLVSGRLKAITNDSKNRK
- a CDS encoding GPW/gp25 family protein — its product is MQGTFYKTPLDFSKIFQKQELPKSSIEDSIAQYINIVATSSFGECKFDESFGSKFWETDFDLLVDYSILKNRIAQDLTDSISKHETRLKLTEVIVQIREGSIDSPSASMRMKKKVLIQIKGFIIKTDRPFQFQGFFFLGPLSYL